The following coding sequences lie in one Arachis hypogaea cultivar Tifrunner chromosome 9, arahy.Tifrunner.gnm2.J5K5, whole genome shotgun sequence genomic window:
- the LOC112708990 gene encoding uncharacterized protein — translation MPLVEFAYNNSYHVSIGMAPYEALYGRKCQSPLCWYEYEETSLLGLKLVAETAEQIKKIRSQMLTAQSRQNSYANRRRKSLEFDEGDYVFLSVTPITGVGRAIKAKKLNPRYIDPFQNLKRIGPVAYRIALPPHHSNLHDVFHVSQLQKYTFDASHILEPESVQMKEDLMLQVTPVRIDDTSIKRLCGKEVSLVKVVWSRAEIEEHTWELESKMRKDYPHLFSGN, via the coding sequence ATGCCGCTAGTGGAGTTTGCGTATAATAACAGTTACCAtgtgagcatcggaatggctccgtatgaggctttgtatgggagaaaGTGTCAATCCCCACTATGCTGGTATGAATATGAGGAAACAAGTTTGTTAGGGCTTAAGTTAGTAGCTGAAACTGCTGAACAAATTAAGAAAATTCGAAGCCAAATGCTTACCGCTCAGAGTCGCCAAAATAGCTACGCCAATCGGAGACGAAAATCGTTAGAATTTGATGAAGGAGATTATGTATTCCTAAGTGTTACTCCAATAACAGGAGTGGGAAGAGCAATTAAGGCAAAGAAATTAAATCCTCGTTATATCGATCCGTTTCAGAACCTGAAGAgaattgggccggtggcgtatcgaatAGCTCTACCACCACATcattcgaacctgcacgacgtgtttcacgtgtcgcagcttcagaAATACACCTTTGATGCTAGCCATATTTTAGAACCTGAATCTGTTCAAATGAAAGAGGATTTAATGCTTCAAGTGACTCCGGTTCGAATTGATGACACTAGTATTAAGCGATTATGCGGAAAGGAAGTCTCATTAGTAAAAGTTGTTTGGAGTcgagctgaaattgaggaacacacttgggaacttgagtcaaaAATGAGAAAAGACTATCCACACCTATTTTCAGGTAACTGA